In Poecile atricapillus isolate bPoeAtr1 chromosome W, bPoeAtr1.hap1, whole genome shotgun sequence, one DNA window encodes the following:
- the LOC131592014 gene encoding protein AMN1 homolog isoform X1 encodes MSWDGAGEEVRLLLDLCLQCLTKNLSRYSADIKPLPPNIKDKLIKLMSRQGQITDANISEVLHPAVESLDLRDCDISDNALLQLYNCKQLKKINLNSCKENRFGITSEGVIALALSCPYLREASFKRCCDITDSGILALALNCQFLQIVNLGSCSGIMDASLQALGENCKFLHSVDFSSTQVTDDGVVALVSGTCSKNLKEIHMERCVNLTDVAVEAVLTCCPKIHIFLFHGCPLITDRSRDALEQLIISNKIKQLTWTVY; translated from the exons ATGAGCTGGGACGGCGCCGGCGAGGAAGTCCGGCTCCTCCTGGACCT atgccTTCAGTGTTTGACAAAGAACCTGTCCAGATACTCTGCAGATATTAAGCCCTTGCCACCCAATATAAAGGATAAACTGATTAAATTAATGAGTAGGCAAGGGCAAATAACTGATGCAAATATCAGTGAG GTATTGCACCCTGCTGTGGAGTCTCTGGACCTCCGAGACTGTGATATTTCAGATAATGCATTATTGCAGCTTTATAACTGcaagcagctgaaaaaaatcaacttaAATTCTTGCAAGGAGAACAGATTTGGAATTACTTCAGAAG GAGTCATAGCACTGGCCTTATCCTGTCCTTACCTGCGTGAAGCGTCTTTCAAAAGGTGCTGTGATATAACTGACAGTGGAATTCTGGCTCTTGCACTCAACTGCCAATTCCTTCAAATAGTGAACTTGGGGAGCTGCTCAGGCATCATGGATGCATCTCTGCAGGCACTAGGAGAAAACTGCAAATTTCTTCACAGTGTGGACTTCTCATCTACTCAG gtAACAGATGATGGTGTTGTGGCACTAGTGAGTGGAACATGTTCGAAGAATTTAAAG GAGATACACATGGAGCGCTGTGTGAACCTGACAGACGTGGCTGTGGAAGCTGTCCTTACCTGTTGTCCCAAGATACACATTTTTCTGTTCCATGGATGCCCACTGATAACAG ATCGTTCCCGAGATGCTTTAGAGCAACTCATCATATCAAACAAAATCAAGCAACTAACTTGGACTGTTTACTGA
- the LOC131592014 gene encoding protein AMN1 homolog isoform X2, whose protein sequence is MSWDGAGEEVRLLLDLCLQCLTKNLSRYSADIKPLPPNIKDKLIKLMSRQGQITDANISEVLHPAVESLDLRDCDISDNALLQLYNCKQLKKINLNSCKENRFGITSEGVIALALSCPYLREASFKRCCDITDSGILALALNCQFLQIVNLGSCSGIMDASLQALGENCKFLHSVDFSSTQVTDDGVVALVSGTCSKNLKEIHMERCVNLTDVAVEAVLTCCPKIHIFLFHGCPLITAC, encoded by the exons ATGAGCTGGGACGGCGCCGGCGAGGAAGTCCGGCTCCTCCTGGACCT atgccTTCAGTGTTTGACAAAGAACCTGTCCAGATACTCTGCAGATATTAAGCCCTTGCCACCCAATATAAAGGATAAACTGATTAAATTAATGAGTAGGCAAGGGCAAATAACTGATGCAAATATCAGTGAG GTATTGCACCCTGCTGTGGAGTCTCTGGACCTCCGAGACTGTGATATTTCAGATAATGCATTATTGCAGCTTTATAACTGcaagcagctgaaaaaaatcaacttaAATTCTTGCAAGGAGAACAGATTTGGAATTACTTCAGAAG GAGTCATAGCACTGGCCTTATCCTGTCCTTACCTGCGTGAAGCGTCTTTCAAAAGGTGCTGTGATATAACTGACAGTGGAATTCTGGCTCTTGCACTCAACTGCCAATTCCTTCAAATAGTGAACTTGGGGAGCTGCTCAGGCATCATGGATGCATCTCTGCAGGCACTAGGAGAAAACTGCAAATTTCTTCACAGTGTGGACTTCTCATCTACTCAG gtAACAGATGATGGTGTTGTGGCACTAGTGAGTGGAACATGTTCGAAGAATTTAAAG GAGATACACATGGAGCGCTGTGTGAACCTGACAGACGTGGCTGTGGAAGCTGTCCTTACCTGTTGTCCCAAGATACACATTTTTCTGTTCCATGGATGCCCACTGATAACAG CATGTTGA
- the LOC131592014 gene encoding protein AMN1 homolog isoform X3, with protein MSRQGQITDANISEVLHPAVESLDLRDCDISDNALLQLYNCKQLKKINLNSCKENRFGITSEGVIALALSCPYLREASFKRCCDITDSGILALALNCQFLQIVNLGSCSGIMDASLQALGENCKFLHSVDFSSTQVTDDGVVALVSGTCSKNLKEIHMERCVNLTDVAVEAVLTCCPKIHIFLFHGCPLITDRSRDALEQLIISNKIKQLTWTVY; from the exons ATGAGTAGGCAAGGGCAAATAACTGATGCAAATATCAGTGAG GTATTGCACCCTGCTGTGGAGTCTCTGGACCTCCGAGACTGTGATATTTCAGATAATGCATTATTGCAGCTTTATAACTGcaagcagctgaaaaaaatcaacttaAATTCTTGCAAGGAGAACAGATTTGGAATTACTTCAGAAG GAGTCATAGCACTGGCCTTATCCTGTCCTTACCTGCGTGAAGCGTCTTTCAAAAGGTGCTGTGATATAACTGACAGTGGAATTCTGGCTCTTGCACTCAACTGCCAATTCCTTCAAATAGTGAACTTGGGGAGCTGCTCAGGCATCATGGATGCATCTCTGCAGGCACTAGGAGAAAACTGCAAATTTCTTCACAGTGTGGACTTCTCATCTACTCAG gtAACAGATGATGGTGTTGTGGCACTAGTGAGTGGAACATGTTCGAAGAATTTAAAG GAGATACACATGGAGCGCTGTGTGAACCTGACAGACGTGGCTGTGGAAGCTGTCCTTACCTGTTGTCCCAAGATACACATTTTTCTGTTCCATGGATGCCCACTGATAACAG ATCGTTCCCGAGATGCTTTAGAGCAACTCATCATATCAAACAAAATCAAGCAACTAACTTGGACTGTTTACTGA
- the LOC131592012 gene encoding electron transfer flavoprotein beta subunit lysine methyltransferase-like codes for MAFHSWKWLLLLGRQNTLAKVWRSRRGGPSLCWKRCCHWSTGKSLDPEVRAFLEENTEVTNSGHLTPEIRLRLLTPRCRFWREKPDLWPYGDPFWAIYWPGGQALSRYILDNPCVVKGRSVLDLGSGCGATAIAAVMSGASHVLANDIDPIAGMAMILNCELNHLNPFPITIKNIINSEAGNWDLIVLGDMFYDEQLADGLHHWLQKCIRIHQTEVLIGDPGRHQFLSHSIHSQLHKVIEYSLPEYTRQENYGLTSSIVWSYQPSNGLDDS; via the exons ATGGCCTTCCATAGCTGGAAGTGGCTCCTCCTTTTGGGCAGGCAGAATACCCTTGCAAAGGTGTGGAGAAGCAGGAGGGGAGGCCCCTCTCTGTGCTGGAAGCGCTGCTGCCATTGGAGCACAGGCAAGTCTCTGGACCCTGAGGTGAGGGCTTTTTTGGAGGAGAACACCGAGGTCACCAACAGCGGGCACCTCACACCAGAGATCCGGCTGCGCCTCCTCACCCCTCGCTGCAGGTTCTGGAGAGAAAAACCTGACCTGTGGCCTTATGGGGACCCTTTCTGGGCAATTTACTGGCCAGGAGGCCAAGCCCTCTCCAG gtacATTTTAGATAATCCATGTGTGGTTAAAGGGCGATCAGTTCTGGATCTTGGAAGTGGATGTGGAGCAACAGCAATAGCTGCTGTGATGAGTGGTGCATCCCATGTCCTTGCCAATGACATTGACCCTA TTGCAGGAATGGCAATGATCTTGAACTGTGAACTGAACCACTTGAATCCCTTCCCCATCACCATTAAGAACATCATCAATTCAGAGGCTGGCAACTGGGACCTCATCGTTCTAGGAGATATGTTTTATGACGAACAACTTGCTGATGGTCTGCATCACTGGCTGCAGAAGTGCATCAGGATTCACCAGACTGAAGTGCTGATTGGTGACCCTGGCAGGCATCAGTTTCTAAGCCACAGCATTCACAGTCAGCTGCACAAAGTTATAGAATATTCACTGCCTGAGTATACCAGACAAGAAAATTACGGGCTAACATCAAGTATCGTCTGGAGTTATCAGCCCTCGAACGGCTTAGACGACTCTTGA